In Candidatus Fusobacterium pullicola, the following are encoded in one genomic region:
- a CDS encoding HU family DNA-binding protein, which yields MTKKDFTKLLFEKGVFASKAEAERKFEVILNSIEETLKAGEELNFIGWGKFEVVEKAERVGRNPKTGEEIVIPAKKTVKFKAGKTLVEKMN from the coding sequence ATGACAAAAAAAGATTTTACAAAATTACTATTTGAAAAGGGAGTATTCGCATCTAAAGCTGAGGCTGAGAGAAAATTTGAAGTAATTTTAAACTCTATCGAAGAAACTTTAAAAGCTGGAGAAGAATTAAACTTCATCGGATGGGGGAAATTTGAAGTAGTTGAAAAAGCTGAAAGAGTTGGAAGAAACCCTAAAACTGGAGAGGAAATAGTAATCCCTGCTAAGAAAACTGTTAAATTCAAAGCTGGAAAAACTTTAGTAGAAAAAATGAACTAG
- a CDS encoding VOC family protein, with product MLDIKNIHHVAIIVSDYEKSKKFYTEILGFTIKAETFRKDRNSYKLDLEIKGNYQIELFSFLTPPKRLTNPEACGLRHLAFEVKNIENEVNKLKKLGVKCEQIRVDELTGKKFTFFKDPDDTPLELYEA from the coding sequence ATGTTAGATATAAAAAATATTCATCATGTAGCTATTATTGTTTCCGATTATGAAAAATCAAAAAAATTTTATACTGAAATTTTAGGATTTACCATAAAAGCTGAAACTTTTAGAAAAGATAGAAATTCATATAAATTAGATCTAGAAATAAAAGGGAACTACCAAATTGAGCTTTTTTCGTTTTTAACTCCTCCAAAAAGGTTAACAAATCCAGAAGCATGTGGTTTGAGACATTTAGCTTTTGAAGTTAAGAATATTGAAAATGAAGTAAATAAGCTCAAAAAATTAGGTGTTAAGTGTGAGCAGATAAGAGTAGATGAATTAACTGGAAAAAAATTTACTTTTTTTAAAGATCCAGATGATACTCCACTAGAATTATATGAAGCTTAA